In Paenibacillus phoenicis, one genomic interval encodes:
- the radA gene encoding DNA repair protein RadA encodes MVKVKHKFFCSDCGYESPKWYGKCPGCGAWNSMVEEVEKPVKTQGMTSGIFHAKEKPESIINIESGKEPRIQTGIGELNRVLGGGVVPGSLVLVGGDPGIGKSTLLLQTSHEMARSGLRVLYISGEESVRQTKLRAERLGTLSAELFVLCESSMDGIEEAIEQVKPNFLVIDSIQTVYLPEVTSAPGSVSQVRECTARFMRIAKGQGIATVLVGHVTKEGAIAGPRLLEHMVDCVLYFEGERHHSYRLLRAVKNRFGSTNEIGIFEMNESGLAEVANPSELFLSERPLGVAGSTVVASMEGTRPMLVELQALISATHFPSPRRMATGVDYQRMNLIIAVLEKRMGMFLQNQDAYVNLAGGVKLDEPAVDLAIAVSVASSFRDIPTKPYDVFFGEVGLTGEVRAVSRAEQRVKEAAKLGFKRVILPEKSMKGWKGPQGIQLIGVNTVADALAVALD; translated from the coding sequence ATGGTTAAAGTAAAACATAAGTTTTTTTGCTCCGATTGCGGTTATGAATCGCCCAAATGGTATGGAAAATGCCCGGGCTGCGGCGCTTGGAACTCCATGGTAGAAGAAGTGGAGAAACCCGTCAAAACGCAGGGAATGACTTCCGGGATTTTTCATGCGAAAGAAAAGCCGGAATCGATCATAAATATAGAGAGCGGCAAAGAACCGCGAATTCAAACGGGCATCGGGGAATTAAACCGGGTGCTTGGCGGCGGTGTCGTGCCGGGCTCGCTGGTCCTGGTTGGGGGAGATCCCGGTATCGGGAAATCGACCCTGTTGCTGCAGACCTCGCATGAAATGGCGCGCAGCGGCCTGAGAGTCTTGTATATCTCAGGGGAGGAATCCGTCCGCCAGACGAAGTTACGGGCGGAACGGTTGGGAACCTTGTCTGCGGAACTGTTCGTCTTGTGCGAAAGCAGCATGGACGGGATCGAAGAAGCGATCGAACAGGTCAAACCGAATTTCCTGGTGATCGATTCGATCCAGACGGTTTACTTGCCGGAGGTTACCAGCGCTCCCGGAAGTGTATCACAGGTGCGGGAATGTACTGCAAGGTTTATGCGGATTGCCAAAGGGCAAGGCATTGCCACGGTGCTGGTCGGTCACGTGACCAAGGAAGGGGCGATCGCAGGACCGCGTCTGCTGGAGCATATGGTCGATTGCGTGTTGTATTTCGAAGGCGAACGGCATCATTCCTATCGGCTGCTTCGGGCCGTGAAGAACCGCTTTGGTTCGACTAACGAAATTGGCATTTTTGAAATGAACGAATCCGGCCTGGCGGAGGTGGCAAATCCGTCGGAGCTGTTTCTATCCGAACGGCCGCTCGGCGTGGCGGGCTCCACTGTCGTTGCCAGCATGGAGGGGACGCGCCCGATGCTGGTCGAGCTGCAGGCCTTGATTTCAGCCACCCATTTTCCTTCGCCAAGACGGATGGCCACGGGGGTAGACTATCAGCGGATGAACCTGATTATCGCCGTCCTTGAGAAGCGAATGGGGATGTTCCTGCAAAATCAGGACGCTTACGTCAACCTGGCCGGCGGGGTGAAGCTGGATGAACCGGCGGTCGATCTGGCCATCGCGGTAAGTGTAGCTTCAAGCTTCCGCGACATCCCAACGAAGCCGTATGACGTGTTCTTTGGAGAAGTTGGTTTGACCGGCGAAGTGCGGGCAGTTTCCCGGGCGGAGCAACGCGTGAAGGAAGCGGCCAAGCTGGGCTTTAAACGAGTCATTTTGCCGGAGAAGAGCATGAAAGGGTGGAAAGGTCCGCAAGGGATCCAATTAATAGGTGTAAATACCGTTGCAGATGCGCTAGCTGTTGCGTTAGATTAG
- the pssA gene encoding CDP-diacylglycerol--serine O-phosphatidyltransferase — MITKSLPNLFTLGNLVLGMLAILLAMEGRFSLAAIMVIVAMLLDGLDGRVARALNAQSEFGKELDSLSDLISFGLAPALIMYMISFHSLPSGVAWAVTIIFPMCGALRLARFNVQKGAPGYFIGLPIPAAGGVLATLSLFYREISAPYFVVSMILLSYLMISTVRYPNFKKIGLPKRTILYTPLVVIFAVVIAVVFPDQTAKLIFIPLVIYAAYGLRQNINRLLRRKHQDDEDNDAQEAYRPKR, encoded by the coding sequence ATGATTACAAAATCCCTTCCGAACCTTTTTACATTAGGTAACTTGGTTCTCGGAATGCTGGCGATTTTGCTGGCAATGGAAGGCCGATTTAGCTTGGCCGCCATTATGGTAATTGTCGCTATGCTGCTCGATGGTTTAGACGGACGGGTCGCCCGTGCGCTGAACGCTCAAAGCGAGTTCGGCAAAGAGCTCGATTCTTTATCGGATCTGATATCATTTGGTTTGGCTCCAGCACTGATTATGTACATGATTTCTTTTCACAGCCTTCCTTCCGGCGTCGCTTGGGCAGTCACGATCATCTTCCCGATGTGCGGGGCGTTGCGGCTGGCCCGGTTTAACGTTCAGAAGGGGGCTCCGGGCTATTTCATCGGGTTGCCGATTCCGGCTGCAGGCGGGGTTCTGGCAACACTGTCGCTGTTTTACCGGGAAATTTCGGCACCATACTTTGTGGTATCCATGATTCTGTTATCGTATTTGATGATTAGCACGGTAAGATATCCGAATTTCAAAAAGATCGGCTTACCAAAGAGAACCATCCTGTATACGCCGCTGGTTGTGATTTTTGCGGTGGTGATCGCCGTCGTATTTCCGGATCAGACAGCCAAGTTGATTTTTATCCCATTGGTCATTTACGCGGCATACGGTCTTCGGCAGAACATCAACCGGCTGCTTCGCCGCAAACATCAGGACGATGAAGACAATGATGCTCAAGAAGCGTATCGTCCCAAACGATGA
- the disA gene encoding DNA integrity scanning diadenylate cyclase DisA — translation MKETTHAEKMNELLKLVAPGTAFRDGLENVLRAKTGGLIVVGYSPEVMEVVEGGFSINCDFSPNYLYELAKMDGAIILSEDLKRILYANTQLIPDSSIASSETGIRHRTAERVAKQTGKLVVSISQRRNIITLYQGGLRYALKEIGVILTKANQAIQTLEKYRSVLNQALTNLTASEFEELVSLPEVINVIQRVEMVIRIKMEIKRFINELGTEGRLISMQMEELVSNMEEEAWLLYKDYAKEDSDEAIREIIMGLKRSTDDELLDDNHITKLLGYPSSAATSEELISPRGYRVLNKIPRLPNVIIHNLVERFGRLPNVMMASIEELDEVDGIGEVRARSIKEGLKRLQEQVFIDRQI, via the coding sequence ATGAAGGAAACTACCCATGCAGAGAAAATGAACGAATTGCTGAAACTTGTCGCACCGGGAACGGCTTTTCGTGACGGACTCGAAAACGTGTTACGGGCCAAAACCGGTGGTCTGATTGTTGTTGGTTACAGCCCGGAGGTCATGGAAGTCGTTGAGGGCGGCTTCTCCATCAACTGTGATTTCTCGCCGAACTATCTCTATGAGCTGGCCAAAATGGACGGAGCCATTATCCTTAGCGAAGACTTGAAGCGAATCCTGTATGCCAATACTCAACTTATCCCCGACTCCTCGATCGCTTCCTCGGAGACAGGGATCCGGCACCGTACGGCCGAACGGGTGGCCAAACAGACCGGCAAGCTGGTCGTCTCCATCTCCCAGCGCCGGAACATTATCACGCTGTATCAAGGGGGATTACGGTATGCCCTGAAGGAAATCGGCGTGATCCTGACCAAGGCGAACCAAGCGATTCAGACGTTGGAGAAGTACCGCTCCGTTCTGAATCAAGCCTTAACGAACCTGACGGCCTCCGAATTTGAGGAGCTTGTATCCTTGCCAGAGGTGATCAACGTCATTCAACGGGTGGAAATGGTCATCCGGATCAAGATGGAGATCAAACGGTTCATCAACGAATTGGGGACCGAGGGACGTCTGATCAGCATGCAGATGGAGGAACTGGTCAGCAACATGGAGGAAGAGGCTTGGCTGCTGTATAAAGACTATGCCAAAGAAGACTCCGACGAAGCGATCCGAGAAATTATTATGGGGCTGAAACGCTCCACCGACGATGAGCTGCTGGATGATAACCATATCACGAAGCTCTTGGGTTATCCTTCTTCCGCCGCGACTTCGGAGGAGTTGATCTCACCGCGGGGATATCGCGTGTTGAATAAAATTCCCCGTTTGCCCAATGTCATTATTCACAATCTGGTCGAACGGTTTGGCCGCTTACCAAATGTGATGATGGCCAGCATCGAGGAGCTGGATGAAGTCGACGGGATCGGCGAGGTGCGGGCACGCTCCATCAAAGAGGGGCTCAAACGCTTGCAGGAACAGGTGTTCATTGACAGACAAATCTAA
- a CDS encoding nucleoside triphosphate pyrophosphohydrolase family protein — MSAPSLQSFQDQVSELLLRHRSLLDVLSKMGQTNAAAVRSVTKSVTECGCIELHATKQDFEPGMNLQQAKETIAKHVHGELCENCRDVITNELGRNLFYMSALCNLLDINMEEIVERESQKCATLGFFNLS; from the coding sequence ATGAGCGCACCAAGCCTACAGTCTTTTCAAGACCAAGTTTCTGAACTGTTGCTCCGTCACCGCAGCCTGTTGGATGTCTTGTCAAAGATGGGACAAACCAACGCCGCTGCCGTCCGTTCCGTGACCAAATCCGTAACCGAATGCGGTTGCATCGAGCTGCACGCCACCAAACAAGACTTCGAGCCAGGCATGAATTTGCAGCAAGCGAAAGAAACAATCGCCAAGCACGTCCATGGTGAGCTGTGCGAAAATTGCCGGGATGTCATTACTAATGAGCTTGGACGCAACCTTTTCTATATGTCCGCCCTTTGCAATTTGCTGGATATTAACATGGAAGAGATCGTGGAGCGCGAATCGCAAAAATGCGCCACGCTGGGTTTTTTTAACTTATCGTAA